GCTCTCGCAGTTGCTCGGGTGACTGGTGGAACGTCCAGACCCAATCGTTCGGAGTCTCCGTAATCTGCCGTATGATTCCATCGACAACCGCATAGAACCGTTGCTCAATCTCAGCGGCTGAGAACGCATACAACGGATCAACAGACAGCACGCGCTTCCCCAGGACCTGCATCTCGGCATTGAAACTAGCCGGGCCGTCCGCCACACCGATGATCTTTTTGTCCAGATCATCGGAGGACAAGGAAAACATCGCCTGATATTCATTGAGTGAACGACCGAATGGAACCACCTGATCTAATTCCATGGCCATGGGTGTCTACCGTCTAGGAACGAGGCATCACGATTCGATACAGCAGGTACAGCAACAGAATGCTTATGGTAACGACCAGCAGCAGCGCCCATTTGGACCAGAAGACCGAGGGATCGACCAGAGGTGTCGTATAAATGTACAGATCACCATTCTGGTAGACACGCCACGGGATGCCCGGAGCGAGATAATGGGCCGCGTACCGATACGTGGCTGTTCCCTTGATGATCTCGTCCAGTTCGTGATCGAGTAGAGCTACCCAGTCACGATTGAACCGTGGGATGCCATGTGCGCCGAAGAACCGCGTGTCGGAATTGGTGAGGTGTAACAGCCGCGTGCTGTTCTCCTTGTACGCCGTCAGGTCGGATCCCGATGCAAAGGCGATGATGCCGCCCAGATGTCGATACACGAAATCGCCGGTGAAGACCTGATTGCGACGCTGATCGAACAGCACGACCGATTCCGTGGTATGCCCCGGCAAGTTGAAGACCTCAACCCTCCGGCCTCCAAGATCGAGGACCTCCCCATCCTCAACGAGATGCGCGACCTTGAGCGGTCGCCAATCCGTCCCGTGCGACTCCAATGGGCCAATCGTGTAGGTCCCGTCTTTGATGGCGCCACGGATGTCCGGGCGGTCGATGAGGATCACACCGTCGAACACAGCGGCATCGTAGATATGGTCGTAGTGGAAATGGGAGAGGATCAGCGAGATCGGTTTGTCACCTGTGTACCGCTCTGCCACTTTGCGCATGGATCGAGAACCGGCCGGCCGTTCGCCGCTGCCCGCATCGAACATGAGCGCTCGGGTCTCTCCGACGAGGAGGTACGATGTGTTGTACTGAGAAGATTTCGGTTCGTTGATGGCAAAGGTCTGTGCATCGATCGCTTCGACCGCATACCAGTCATCGATCATGTGTGACGCAGGACTGTAGGTTTCTCCTCGGTGCACGTCGCCGAACACATCGCCAGGTTCTGCAATTCGATCCATGCAACCGGTCACGCTGGAAGCAGCGATGACGACAGCTATGGTCAACTTGAATGTCACCTGCTATTAGACCGTGCGTGCCCCTGTAGGCGTCAGCCAAGGAATAGCTGCTCCGCACGACAGGACCGCGCCTTCTACAAAGACGGGGGGCATGTATGCGTGCGAACGAATTTCACTGCTCCGCTGTATTCTTGGCCGAGACATCTTTGCATTCCAGGAAGGCCGTCACAAGAGGATGTGGTCTTGCTGGTGTGGAACGTTGCTGAGGGACAAAGAGCGTCCCGATGAAGAAGGGGTGACCAGGGTATTCGACAACACGAACTTCCCCTTCCGAGTCTGATCCGGATACCTTGAGCGGCCCCTGTTTCAAAAGAGAAACAGACTCGGGATTCACCCCGAAGTTGCAATAGTAGTGTTCCTGCACCGATGTCGCACCATAGATCCCAGCTGCCTGAGACACAGGGACGAGACTCAACGTCATCTCACGGCCCACCAATGAACAGGCAAGCCGGGAAATAAAGAGATTCGAGGCAGAGGGATCATATTCGGCATGGTGCGCATCCGTGAATCCCAGGACATTGCGGGCGTATTCGATCACGAGATGTTGGAATCCGCCGCACGTGCCTAAACAGGGAACTCGATGTTCCCTCGCATAGCGAATCGCCCAGAGGGTCTTCTCCATGTTCTTGTATGGGCTACCCGGGGCAACCAAGATGCCGGAATACCGCTCAAAGAGCTGTGGCTCGATCTCTGCGGTTGATACCCAATCGGCGGCGATATCCGCTCCCAGGACGCTTCGAGAATGCTCAATCGCCGCATCGGTCGCCTGGTGCGGCTGATAGGAAGGTCTGTATTCACCAAGTACAGCGATCAATCGTCGCATAGCGGTTCACCTGATAGGACTGTCTGTCCAGGACACAGAAGTACTATCTGCAATGTAAGCGAGAAAGTCTAGGCGCTCGCGAGGTTCCCAAAACATTGACGAGAGATCCATGCTGAATGATCTCACCGTATCAGAATGGAATACTGGAAGAGATAATCTGCTCATCAGCAGTTCCGATTCGTCATTGACGGGGCACAAGACGAATAGTAGCGTGACACGGGAGGCCCCTATGACAATCCATATTGCCTGCGCTGAAATTCAGGATGTAGAGATCATTGCCACCATGGTAGGCGAACTCTTGAACGAAATCATGGCTGCTGTGCAAGACAAGGCCTTTGGGTTTGATCATGCCCGCACCGTAGATCGAGCCGAGTCATGGATGACGAAGGGCTTGTACATGGTGTTGCTTGCACGGGTGGACGACCAGCCGATCGGGTTCCTTGCTCTCTATGAAAGCTATGCCCTCTACACAGAAGGTGTGTATGGCACGATCCCGGAATTCTATGTCCGATCGGCATACCGTTCCCAGGGGATCGGATCAGCCCTGCTCACCGAAGCCAAGGCGATCGGTCAACAACGAGGCTGGAAACGCCTTGAAGTCACAACACCCCCTCTGCCGCAATTCGATCGCTCTCTGAGTTTCTATCAACGGAACGGGTTTACTATCTCGGGCGGACGGAAGTTGAAGCTGAACCTATGATGAAGCCGGTGATTCAACTTGCGAAAACTGGTTGCGGCATTGCGAGTGTGGCGGTGCTGGCGGGGTGAGCTATACCGCAGCCAAGTGTGTGGCCAATCGGATGGGCATCTCTGTCACAGATAATCGCTTGTGGTCAGAGACCGCTCATGTGCGTCGACTCCTAAAGCAATATCGGCTTCGCGCATCAACAAGAGAAATGCCGTTCCATTCCTGGGAAACGCTCCCGGATCGCGCACTCTTAGCAATCAAGTGGCATCGCGTAAAAAATCACGCCTTCTGGCATTGGGTGGTCTTTGTTCGGGATGCTGATGGTGTCTACATACTGGATTCAAAGCGCAGTCTGAAGCAGCATGTGCGAAAGGATTTCTACCGTATGAAGCCAAGGTGGTTTATTGAGGTACACGAATCGCATTCTTTGAATGCTATCGCTTTCTGAATTCTTGGTTATCGCGTTCTTTAGGGCGTTAAAATGGCTAACTGGCCCATGCAAATCTTGCAAGCGGCAGTTCTCTACTTTCTTCTAGTGTTTGGATCCGGATTCGTACTGGGAATCGGACGGGTTCTTCTCGTTGTTCCACTA
The Candidatus Nitrospira nitrosa DNA segment above includes these coding regions:
- a CDS encoding MBL fold metallo-hydrolase, translating into MTIAVVIAASSVTGCMDRIAEPGDVFGDVHRGETYSPASHMIDDWYAVEAIDAQTFAINEPKSSQYNTSYLLVGETRALMFDAGSGERPAGSRSMRKVAERYTGDKPISLILSHFHYDHIYDAAVFDGVILIDRPDIRGAIKDGTYTIGPLESHGTDWRPLKVAHLVEDGEVLDLGGRRVEVFNLPGHTTESVVLFDQRRNQVFTGDFVYRHLGGIIAFASGSDLTAYKENSTRLLHLTNSDTRFFGAHGIPRFNRDWVALLDHELDEIIKGTATYRYAAHYLAPGIPWRVYQNGDLYIYTTPLVDPSVFWSKWALLLVVTISILLLYLLYRIVMPRS
- a CDS encoding CTP synthase C-terminal region-related (seleno)protein — its product is MRRLIAVLGEYRPSYQPHQATDAAIEHSRSVLGADIAADWVSTAEIEPQLFERYSGILVAPGSPYKNMEKTLWAIRYAREHRVPCLGTCGGFQHLVIEYARNVLGFTDAHHAEYDPSASNLFISRLACSLVGREMTLSLVPVSQAAGIYGATSVQEHYYCNFGVNPESVSLLKQGPLKVSGSDSEGEVRVVEYPGHPFFIGTLFVPQQRSTPARPHPLVTAFLECKDVSAKNTAEQ
- a CDS encoding GNAT family N-acetyltransferase produces the protein MLNDLTVSEWNTGRDNLLISSSDSSLTGHKTNSSVTREAPMTIHIACAEIQDVEIIATMVGELLNEIMAAVQDKAFGFDHARTVDRAESWMTKGLYMVLLARVDDQPIGFLALYESYALYTEGVYGTIPEFYVRSAYRSQGIGSALLTEAKAIGQQRGWKRLEVTTPPLPQFDRSLSFYQRNGFTISGGRKLKLNL